From Mucilaginibacter gotjawali:
TATGCTGTCGACGGGCATCCGTACCGATGTTGGCCTGAAAGTGTACGGGCAAAACCTGGATACGATTTATGCACTTTCAAACCAGATGAAACAAGCACTGCAAGGGATTAACGGGGTGAAGGATTTATATGTCGACCCAATAACCGGCGGCAAATACCTGGATATTCAGGTAAATAAAGATGCCATCGGCCGCTATGGTTTAAGTGTGGATGATGTGAACGAGGTGGTGGAAAGCGCCCTCGGCGGCATGAACCTTACGCCTACCATTGAAGGCAGGCGGCGTTTCAGCGTGAACCTGCGATTTGCACAGGATTACCGCAATAACCTCGATCAGATTAAACGTACCCTGGTGCAAACCCCGGCAAGCGGGCCGATCCCATTATCTGCAGTGGCTGATATAAAGATCAGCGACGGCCCGGCGATGATACAATCGGAAAATGCATTGCTGCGCGGAACCGTGCTGTTCAATGTGCGCGACAGGGATTTGGGCAGCACCGTTGCCGAAGCGCAAAACAAGCTGAACAGTATGGTTAAAACCCTGCCCAAAGGCTATTTTATTGAATGGAGCGGGCAATATGAAAACCTGGTAAGGGCGCAGCATACTTTAATAATGATTTTACCCATCGTACTCATCATCATTTTTGCCTGCCTTTATTTTGCTTTTCATTCCATCCGCGAAGCCTTTTTTAGTTTGATCAGTATTCCGTTCGCGCTGATAGGCGGCGCTTACATGGTGTTTTTCTTTGGGGTGCATTTGTCCGTAGCGGTGGCGGTCGGCTTTATCGCCCTGTTTGGCATCGCGGTAGAAACGGGTATCGTGATGGTGATCTACCTGAATGATGCCATGCAGCAGTTGGTCGCCTTAAAAGGAAATTCCAAAGAAACCATTACCCGGGAAGACTTGCGGATTTATGTGATGAACGGCGCTGTAAAACGCTTAAGGCCCAAATTAATGACCGTTTGCGTGGCCCTGTTTGGCCTGGTGCCGGTGCTTTGGTCGACAGGAACGGGCAGTGATGTAATGGTACCCATTGTATTGCCGATGATCGGCGGGGTATTAACATCGTCCACGCATATTTTATTGGTTACCCCATTGATCTTCCTGATGGTAAAAGAATATGAATTAAAAAAACACGGAAAACTGGATGTACTGGAGGTGAATGCATAATGAAAACAAGAAATCAAATTATATACATAGCAACCATTTGTCTGGCCGGAATTTCAGCAACAAATGCCCAGCAGCGTTTGCCCCTGGATAGTGTGCTGGCGAGGGTATCAGGTAATCCTGCCTTGCTGGCCTATGATTCAAAGATTGGTGCGCAGGATGCTTACGCCACCGGCGCAAAAAGCCTGGATGCACCCAAAATAAGTGCGGGCCAGTACCAGGTGCCTTATAGCTTCAACCCTTCTGCCGGCTCGTTTATGATTACGGCGGAGCAAATGTTTACCAATGGCGCCAAACTGCGGGCAAAGGAAAATTACATGCAGGGTTTATCAAAAGTAACGGCCGAGGATAAAAACTATATGAAGAACCAGTTGGTCGCGCAAGCTAAACAGGCTTATTACGATAGGGTAGTTTTAGAAAAAAAGCTCAGCGTCCTGCAAAATACCCAGACGCTGCTGGAATATATGCTGAAGGATGCCAATATCAGGTTGACCTACGGCAAGGAAAAGCTGAGCAATATTTACAAAGCAAAAGCTGATCTTTTTGAATTGGATAATACCCGTGAACAGCTCAATAACGAGATCCGCCAGAAAAACATCATGCTGAATACACTGATGAACCGCGACCAGCAAACGGAGTTTTTGGTGGACACTGCAATTGTAGTTAAAAATTACGAATCAGCGCTAACAGATACCTCTGCATTGGCTTCATCGCGCAGTGATATTAAAAGCATTAACCGGAATATTGAATTGCAGCAACTGAATGCACAGGTGGAAAACAGCAAGCGTAAACCGGATTTTGGCATCCAGGCGGGACATATGTTCAGTTACGGCGGCATGGCTAATCAGTATGTTTTGATGGGGTCGATCACGATACCTATATTTTCCTGGTCGTCCAAAGAGTATAAAGCCAACCTGAAAGGGATAAAGTACGAAGTGGAAGAATTACAGCAAAACAAACTGGATATTATTAACCAGGCGCGGGGCCAGCTTGCAGGAATTAAAGCAGAAATGAGCAGCAAAAAAAGACAGCTGAACAACTACCGGGTAAACATTATCCCCGCTTTACAAAATAGTTATAAAACGGCCCTACAGGCTTATGAACAAAACACCGGCGACCTGCAACCGGTATTGGATGGTATTAAAGATATGCAGCAAAATAAAATGGAAGCCCTTGATCGTTTGCAGGAGCTTTTACAATTACAGGTGGCTTATGAAAAAGAAAATGAAAAGTATTAAAAGTATATCTGATATAAAAAATATATCTTATACCTTATTGTTGTGCATTTTGCTGATTAGCGCCTGCTCGCAACCAAAAAAGACAAAAGACGTCACGCAGGAAAAAAGTGTCACCCTGTATACCTGCCCGATGCACCACCAGATTTTGGAAGAACATCCGGGAAGTTGCCCTATCTGCGGGATGACACTCGTTAAAAAAACAGGACAAGCCAGCGAACTGGCAAGGATCAGTTTAAACACGGTATTGAAGCCGGTTAATTCTTCAGTGATCTCAACTATTGACGCTATAACGCCTGAAGAAAAGGCGGTTCCCACGCAAATTAAAGGGCAGGGCTATCTTGATTTTGATTCGAGGACATTCGATAATATTGCCGCCCGTTTTTCGGGGAGGATTGAAAAATTGTATATCAAATCCGCCTTCGAAGAAATTCACAGAGGCCAGCGAATTTTGGATATTTATAGTCCGGATATGGTCACTGCGCAGCAGGATCTGATCTTTATTACCAAAAACTCCGCACAGGAAGCCGGGTTGATCAATGCCGCACGGCAAAAACTATTATTGCTGGGGATGACTGAACAGCAGGTAAACCAGGTGATAAAAACCGGGAAGGCTTTTTACAGCCTTCCGGTTTACAGCCCTTACGATGGGCACGTGCATGATGCGGCGCACAGCCTGATGTCCGGCCCTGCTGATCCCAAAGCAACCACAAGTGTTACCGCCAACCTGCCGCTTTCCATTAAAGAAGGCATGTATGTGCAGCAGGGGCAAACGCTGTTCAATGTAGCCAATGCGCATATGTTATGGGCGCTAATTAAAGTTGAAAACTCCTCGGTTGCAGGCCTAAGGCTAAATCAGCCTGTTGAGATCGCTTTCCCGGATATCCCCGGAAAAACCATAGAAGGCAAAGTTGATTTTATTGAACCAGCCTTGCAGGAGGGCGATAAAACCATCACCATCAGGGTCTATGTACACAATATGGATCATGCCCTGAAAGTGAACAGCATCATCAATGCAACTATCCAAACTGGTGAAACGAAGGGCCTTTGGATCCCTCGCAAGGCGATATACAGTTTAGGGCATACAACCATCGTTTGGATAAAGAACGGGCCTGTTTATTCGGCACATAAAGTAATAACGGGAACAATTGATGGTAATGAGATAGTGGTTAAAAGTGGTTTGTCTGCAACCGACAGCCTGGCATCCAATGCCCAATATTTAACAGACAGTGAAAGTTTTATTAAAACAGAAGGAAATGAATAGTGTCATCGATAAAAACACAAATTGTGTAAATCAGCTCGTCGTTATAGCACCAAACGTTCCTACGGAACGTAGAACGGCGTTGGGATATATTTCTACCGACCAGGCGTCCCTATGGGACGCTAAATTCACGAAATTCGTTTCGGAAGAATGGGGGGCCGGCAATTTTCCTGACAACCGGACATCCCCTCAGGATACCGCATGCGCCCAGCTCCCGTCAAATGGCCATTTGGTCGGCATTCGCGCTTCTAATCAGGCCTTGCCAAAGGATGTAGCACCAGCCGCACTCATCCCGGAGGGACGTTTGGGTGGTAGCATCAAGAGCAAAACAGGGTTAAGCGTTCCATCGGCTTCGGTATATTTTTCTACCAATCCGGCGTCCCTATGGGACGAGAAATTTGAAGCACTCGTCCCGGAGGGACGTTTGGTTGGTAGCATCCAGAGAAAAACAGGCCTAAGCGTTCCATTGGAACGCCTGGTGAGTAAGCGCCCCATCGAATTGCTCCAACGGAAAGGTTATAAAAAAACGGGGAAGTTATTTGTTTTGGTTTTCCTGTTTGCAGTTCTACTTTCATCGTGCAAACAAAAAACACAACCCATTGCCAGGGTACAGGACAAAGTTTATTACACCTGCTCCATGCACCCGCAAGTACATGAATTACATCCGGGCAATTGCCCCATTTGCGGCATGAAGCTGATAAAAGTTGAGTTTACCGGTGCGCCGGCAGGTCCCGATAAAAACAAACTGGTGCTTACTGCTGCTCAAATTCAGCTTGCAGGCATTCAAACCGATACGGTTAAAGAAGAAAATACCGGCAGCGAAAAAACCATTTCGGGAACAGTAACCACCAATGAAAACAAGGCGGAAGAATTGAGCGCAAAAATTGCGGGAAGGATACAGCAGTTGTTTGTACGTGCGCCCGGCGAAAAGATCAGTGCCGGCCAGCCCATCTATGCTATTTATAGTGAAAACCTGCAGGAATCGGAAAAAGAATACCTTTTAGCCAAACAACAGCAAAAAGTATTGCATAATCCCGATGTGGATTATGCGCAACTCATCAGCGCGGCAGAAAACAAACTTTTATTGTGGGGATTGACACCGGCGCAGATCAGGAACCTGGCGGCATCCGGCAAAGTATCGCCAACGGTAACGGTATACAGCAAGGTAAATGGAACAGTAAGCGATATCGCCGTTCATGAAGGCGATTATGTAACCGAAGGCATGACGATCTTAAAAACCCAGGCATTAAGCAGCCTTTGGGTGCAGGCCCAGGTTTATGCCAGCGAAACCGGCTATTTTAAAGTGAATGACCAGGTAAATGTTTCCTTCCCCGATTTGAACGGGCAGGTAATTACGGGTAAGGTTGAATTTATGAACCCGGAACTATCCGATAACTCCAAAGTGGATTTAATAAGGATCAGTATCCCCAATAACCAGGGAGTGATCCGGCCTGGGATGCAGGCTTATATCGCCATGAACAAGGGCGGGAAACGTTCGCTGGCAATCCCGGCTTCAGCGATATTATCAAGCGGCACAGGCAATACCGTTTGGGTCAGGAATAGTGACGGCAGTTTTTCCATGCGGCAGGTTAGCCTGGGCGCGGGAAATAACTCTTTTGTGGCTATTATATCCGGCTTAAGCCCGGGCGAAGTGGTGGTAAGTAACGGCGCTTATTTATTGAACAGCGAATATATTTTTAAAAACGGGGATGATAAAAAGGGAATGGCGGGGATGAAGATGTGAGTTTTTCTAAAAAAATATCATACAAAAACGCAACATAATTTTTCCGTTGTTTGAAGTCTGGTAACTTCGGATTACCATGCTCGTAGTCGTAAACTACAAGTATAGCCAATTCGCATACGATCGACGGGGAGTAATAGATTCACGAACTTAAGCTTTTTATTAATAAGCAAATTCAAGTCTGTTCTTAACGTGTCTGCTTTCTTCTATCCTGATGCCGGTATTGGTCATAATTTCATGTTCCTTGTCTTTTTGTAACAGTTTGAACCATGCAAGGGCGGGGATCATACCATTCGAATGTAGTTCCAGCCTGATAACGAATTTTTCAGTAGGCTTCCGGTGATTGTTACGGTATTGGCTAAATACGGCAGGGGTTACATCAATCTCTGCTGCAAATTCTTTGTCCTGTTTGTTCTGTATGTTCACATATTCGTTTAAGAAATATCCAAAGTTTAAAACAGCCTGGTATTGATTGCTGCCAATATAATCTTCCAGCTGGAATTTCAATTGCAGCAATTTATCATAAATCTGTTGTTGAGGGGTTCTGTTCGCAAACTGTTTTCTTCGTTCTTGCCAAAATTCTTCTTCTTCCTGTTTTTCTTTTACAGTCAAAGGCTCCTTTGAGGGAAATATAAAAGCTTCTGCCAGTTCCTCATTACTCAGCTTCTTAAAATCCGTTAATTCATACCTATTGCTCATCTTGTTTTTCATAATATTTCTTAATTAAGGATAAGGAATTATTTCCGTGAGTAATTAAAAATAATTTCGTGGAAACAAATCCATATGCACGCTGATAGTAGGCTTCTAATTCAGTTTTGGGCTTCAAGCAAACATAGCCACCGTATCCGGCTTCAAATGCCCCTCTGCATGCAAATGCAATTAAGCAACCAGCTATCCTTTGATATTGCTTTGCTTTACTTACATTCTCCAAAGATGACGCGAGAAGCCTGATTTCAATTGCAAAGTCGGCGGGGCGATCAGCCAATGACATTAACCCCAGGGGCTCATCAATACCTTCAGCGGTTAATTTGTAGACATCATACTGCTTTTCTTTATTCCAGTTGAAGTCAAAACGCTTACTTTTATTGATTAACGCAATCTCCTTAGCATCGAGTTTACTGACAGTAGCCTGAATTTCGCTGCCACTTTCGCTATGTATTACATGCATTATAATTCAAATATACACAATAGTTTACAATTTACGTAAACTTTTCCTTTCAAACTAAAGAACTGCTGCCCGGATTTTTAGCTACCGGTGTACTATGGTTGTTGCCTAAGCCTACCGGCATAGCATTCGCAAACACATACCATTGACATCGTTTTTCTCTTAGTTTGGTTATGATAATGTAAACTCTTTCTTCCGGACTTTCGGACTTTTTCCCTATTTTTGTTCGATGATTGAATTGCCCGTAGTTCCGGTAAACCAGATGTCCCGTAAGCCGGATTGGCTGAGGGTGAGGCTCCCCGTAGGTAAAGAATATGCCCAGGTAAGGGGCCTTGTTGATGAACATAAGCTGCATACCATTTGCGAAAGCGGTAATTGCCCCAATATGGGCGAATGCTGGGGCGCGGGTACCGCTACCTTTATGATATTAGGGAATATCTGCACACGTTCCTGTTCATTTTGTGCGGTGGCAACCGGCAGGCCATTGGCTGTAGATATAGACGAACCTAATCGCGTAGCCAATTCCGTGAAGCTAATGGGTGTCAAACATTGCGTGATCACCTCTGTCGACCGCGATGATCTAAAAGACGGCGGCTCCATTATCTGGGCCGAAACCATCAATGCCATCCGCAGGGAAAGCCCTGAAACTACGCTGGAAACCCTGCTCCCGGATTTTAGAGGTGTTTGGGAAAACCTGGAACGCGTGCTGGAGACCCGCCCTGAAGTGGTTTCGCATAATTTAGAAACTGTTAGGCGTTTAACCAAAGAAGTGCGCATACAGGCCAAATACGACCGCAGTCTGGAATGTTTAAAGCATATAGCAGCAGCCGGATTGCGCACCAAATCGGGTATTATGCTGGGCCTGGGCGAAACAGAAGAAGACGTATTGGAAGCCATGCAGGATCTGCTGGATGCAGGCGTTCAAATACTTACTTTAGGACAGTATTTACAGCCCACCCGCAATCATCATCCCGTGATAGACTGGATCCATCCGGATCAATTTGCAAAATACAAACAAATAGGGCTTGATATGGGTTTCAGGTATGTGGAAAGCGGGCCGTTGGTACGCTCATCGTATCATGCAGAGAAACACTTGTTTGAAATCTGATAATTCCTTTATATATTCAGCCCATTGAGCAAAAAACGAAAAATATCGCTTACTGAAGAGGAATTGGTTCTTGCATTGAGAAACCGAGAAAAGATCGCTATTGAGGCGCTTTATGACATGTATTCGGCTTCTTTATTTGGGGTGGTTTCCAGGATTGTTGTTGATACTGCTACCGCTGAAGATCTTTTACAGGAAACTTTTGTAAAAATATGGCATTCTTTTTCAGGTTACAGTACCGAAAAAGGCCGGTTATTTACCTGGATGGTAAACATTGCCCGCAACCTGGCGATTGATAAATTAAGGTCGAAAGATTTTAAGAACCAGAATAAAAACCAGGAGCTCGAAAATAACGTAACTTTCATAGACGAACAAAGAAACACAGTTTACAAACCTGAGCTGTTGGGTATCAAGGAATTGGTGGAGACACTAAAACCCGAACAAAAGCTAATTCTTGATCTCGTGTATTTTAAGGGTTATACCCATGTGGAAGCTGCCGACGAACTGGGCATCCCTTTGGGTACCATAAAAACACGTTTAAGAATGGCCATACAGCAACTCAGAAAACATTTTAACTGAATTTGAGCAGTGGAAGATATTAAAGCATATATAGAATCGGGGATACTGGAACTTTACGTTTTGGGGGATATGAGCCCAGCCGAAAAGTTGCAGGTGGAGGAGCTGGCTTTAAAGCATCCGGCCATAAAAGCTGAACTGGATGAAATAGAGCGGTCGATGGAATTATATGCTGAAAAAAATGCCGTTGAACCCGTTGAACATTTGCGCGGCAGGATCTTAAACAGCCTGCTGACAAACTTCGCCGACGACAGTACTTTCGATAAGGTTATAGAAAAGCCTAAAGATAATGTGGTTGCGTTTTCGGCTCCCAAAACAACTAATTTTTACAAATATGCTTTTGCAGCATGCCTGGCCTTACTGTTAGCCAGCATAGTGGCGCTGGTATCTATGTACAATAAGCTTCAGGATTCTAACAGCACCATTGCTGCGTTGCAATCAGACAAACAGCATTTTGCAAATACTGTTAGTTTAAAAGAAGGTGAGCTGGAAGTGTTACAGGACGCATCTTTTAAATTCCTGAAATTGCAGGCAACCACAAAAGCGCCCACCGGATCGCAGATAACCGTTGCGTGGAGCCCTGCAAAGAAAAAAGTGTGGATCGATATGAAATCGTTGAAAATGCCTGAAAACGACAAGGAACACCAATACCAGCTTTGGGCGCTTGTTGCCGGAAAGCCGGTTGACCTGGGTGTTTTTGATGCCAATGCAGACACCGCCGACATGAAGCAAATGAAATCTATAGCTTCTGCGGATGCTTTTGCCGTTACCCTGGAGCCTAAAGGCGGCAGTCCAACGCCTACGATGGACGAAATGATGGTTATCGGTAAGTTTTAATCCGTGATTGCTTTTTTTGGTTAGTATCCCCCCTGAAAAACCCGTGGAATTTCTTTGTAATTAAATATTTACAAAACATTAATGTAAATCAGTTTGTTGCTAACTATAGTTTTTAAAACAATAAAAACTATTTTTTACGTTTTAATTGTAACTATAAAGACAGTTAAGCTGTCTTATGGTTGTAGCAGGTTAAGCGGAGGATTGCAGATTACAAGATGTTGGAACAACCTGCCAAATAATTTTGAGTATTTTGTTCTTATAAGATCAGTTAATAGTTAATTAAAAAAGCCGTACCAATACTTACGGCTTTTTTTATGCCAACAACTTAGCCATCGTTAACGGAACCCTCGCCGCCACTTGCGAAGGCAGTATAACATTTATCTTATTGGGCAAGGCCAATTCATCACCGGCCTTACCGTGAAGGTAGGCTCCTAATATACAGGCTTCTTCTGGTGTATAATGCTGTGCCAGCAGGGCCGAAATAATTCCAGTCAGTACATCGCCCATGCCGCCAACAGCCATAGCCGGGTTACTGGTGGTATTGAAATACACCTTTCCGGCAGGGCTGATTACTATTGTATAATCATTTTTTAACAGGATAAACACAGCATATTCCCTGGCTTTTTGGATCCCCGTTTGAATGCGTTGCCACCAGTTGCCGTGGTCGCCAAAAAGCCTGTCGAACTCTTTCATGTGCGGCGTTAAAATGGAGTTTTCAGGAACAGACCGCCATAATTCCCTGTGAATAGTCAGCAAGTTAAGCGCATCCGCGTCAATCACTAGTGGCTTTTTGTAGTTGGTAAAAACGTCCGTTATTAACTCGACCGCGAGTTCGTCCTTGCCGAGCCCGGGGCCAATGCCGATGGCGCTAAATTTAGCCCACTCAATCGTGGGTAGCTGCATGTCATGTCTCACTATCGCCATAATTTCGGGCATATAAGCGTTTAAGGCCGTAAGTCCGCTTTGCGGTATACACGCCGTTGTTAACCCCGATCCGGCATAAACGCAAGCCGAGGCGCTTAGCAGTGCTGCCCCCATCGTTTCGGGTTGCCCGGCAACAATCAAAGTATGCCCGTAAGTACCTTTATTACTGAACCGGTGGCGGGGTTTAAGCATTTTGCGGATATCCTTTTCCTCAACCGCCAGGTACGGCAAATGAAGTGATTGTACAAAATGCTCGTCAATCCCGATATTAACTGCCTCCCAGCATTTAATATAAGGGCCTGATTCAGGCAGTAAAAAGTTGATTTTTGGCTGCTGGAAAGTAATTACCAGGTCGGCTTTCAAAATCCCGGCGCCATGGGGTATTTCACCATCGGCAAAAAAGCCGGTTGGTACATCAACGGCAACTATCGTTTTATCCAGGCTGTTTAAATGATCAACCAGCCTTTTATAATCGCCCTCAAGCGGTTTGTTTAAACCGGTGCCTAACAGGGCGTCGATTATAAGGGGGCAGTCCTCAATTGGAAAACCGCTTCCAGGGTGTATTTCTGATATGCTGATGGATGTTTTTTTTAGTCGTTCAAGATTGGTATT
This genomic window contains:
- a CDS encoding efflux RND transporter permease subunit — protein: MTTAERIKIIEASCKQVGRGVFFSTLIIVASFLPVFLLEGQEGKLFGPLAWTKSFILAIDAILAVTLAPVLISFFLKGKLRTDEHNPLNSGLQKIYHPVLNWCMHWRKTTLAINIIALLISIPLLMSLGSEFMPPLDEGTILFMPVTLPDISNAEAKQLLQLQDKIIKSIPEVKNVLGKAGRANTATDNSPISMVETIILLKPADEWRKGIKKEDIINELNAKLQIPGVVNGWTQPIINRINMLSTGIRTDVGLKVYGQNLDTIYALSNQMKQALQGINGVKDLYVDPITGGKYLDIQVNKDAIGRYGLSVDDVNEVVESALGGMNLTPTIEGRRRFSVNLRFAQDYRNNLDQIKRTLVQTPASGPIPLSAVADIKISDGPAMIQSENALLRGTVLFNVRDRDLGSTVAEAQNKLNSMVKTLPKGYFIEWSGQYENLVRAQHTLIMILPIVLIIIFACLYFAFHSIREAFFSLISIPFALIGGAYMVFFFGVHLSVAVAVGFIALFGIAVETGIVMVIYLNDAMQQLVALKGNSKETITREDLRIYVMNGAVKRLRPKLMTVCVALFGLVPVLWSTGTGSDVMVPIVLPMIGGVLTSSTHILLVTPLIFLMVKEYELKKHGKLDVLEVNA
- a CDS encoding TolC family protein, which translates into the protein MKTRNQIIYIATICLAGISATNAQQRLPLDSVLARVSGNPALLAYDSKIGAQDAYATGAKSLDAPKISAGQYQVPYSFNPSAGSFMITAEQMFTNGAKLRAKENYMQGLSKVTAEDKNYMKNQLVAQAKQAYYDRVVLEKKLSVLQNTQTLLEYMLKDANIRLTYGKEKLSNIYKAKADLFELDNTREQLNNEIRQKNIMLNTLMNRDQQTEFLVDTAIVVKNYESALTDTSALASSRSDIKSINRNIELQQLNAQVENSKRKPDFGIQAGHMFSYGGMANQYVLMGSITIPIFSWSSKEYKANLKGIKYEVEELQQNKLDIINQARGQLAGIKAEMSSKKRQLNNYRVNIIPALQNSYKTALQAYEQNTGDLQPVLDGIKDMQQNKMEALDRLQELLQLQVAYEKENEKY
- a CDS encoding HlyD family efflux transporter periplasmic adaptor subunit; this translates as MKKKMKSIKSISDIKNISYTLLLCILLISACSQPKKTKDVTQEKSVTLYTCPMHHQILEEHPGSCPICGMTLVKKTGQASELARISLNTVLKPVNSSVISTIDAITPEEKAVPTQIKGQGYLDFDSRTFDNIAARFSGRIEKLYIKSAFEEIHRGQRILDIYSPDMVTAQQDLIFITKNSAQEAGLINAARQKLLLLGMTEQQVNQVIKTGKAFYSLPVYSPYDGHVHDAAHSLMSGPADPKATTSVTANLPLSIKEGMYVQQGQTLFNVANAHMLWALIKVENSSVAGLRLNQPVEIAFPDIPGKTIEGKVDFIEPALQEGDKTITIRVYVHNMDHALKVNSIINATIQTGETKGLWIPRKAIYSLGHTTIVWIKNGPVYSAHKVITGTIDGNEIVVKSGLSATDSLASNAQYLTDSESFIKTEGNE
- a CDS encoding efflux RND transporter periplasmic adaptor subunit, which codes for MNSVIDKNTNCVNQLVVIAPNVPTERRTALGYISTDQASLWDAKFTKFVSEEWGAGNFPDNRTSPQDTACAQLPSNGHLVGIRASNQALPKDVAPAALIPEGRLGGSIKSKTGLSVPSASVYFSTNPASLWDEKFEALVPEGRLVGSIQRKTGLSVPLERLVSKRPIELLQRKGYKKTGKLFVLVFLFAVLLSSCKQKTQPIARVQDKVYYTCSMHPQVHELHPGNCPICGMKLIKVEFTGAPAGPDKNKLVLTAAQIQLAGIQTDTVKEENTGSEKTISGTVTTNENKAEELSAKIAGRIQQLFVRAPGEKISAGQPIYAIYSENLQESEKEYLLAKQQQKVLHNPDVDYAQLISAAENKLLLWGLTPAQIRNLAASGKVSPTVTVYSKVNGTVSDIAVHEGDYVTEGMTILKTQALSSLWVQAQVYASETGYFKVNDQVNVSFPDLNGQVITGKVEFMNPELSDNSKVDLIRISIPNNQGVIRPGMQAYIAMNKGGKRSLAIPASAILSSGTGNTVWVRNSDGSFSMRQVSLGAGNNSFVAIISGLSPGEVVVSNGAYLLNSEYIFKNGDDKKGMAGMKM
- the lipA gene encoding lipoyl synthase, whose protein sequence is MIELPVVPVNQMSRKPDWLRVRLPVGKEYAQVRGLVDEHKLHTICESGNCPNMGECWGAGTATFMILGNICTRSCSFCAVATGRPLAVDIDEPNRVANSVKLMGVKHCVITSVDRDDLKDGGSIIWAETINAIRRESPETTLETLLPDFRGVWENLERVLETRPEVVSHNLETVRRLTKEVRIQAKYDRSLECLKHIAAAGLRTKSGIMLGLGETEEDVLEAMQDLLDAGVQILTLGQYLQPTRNHHPVIDWIHPDQFAKYKQIGLDMGFRYVESGPLVRSSYHAEKHLFEI
- a CDS encoding RNA polymerase sigma factor, which gives rise to MSKKRKISLTEEELVLALRNREKIAIEALYDMYSASLFGVVSRIVVDTATAEDLLQETFVKIWHSFSGYSTEKGRLFTWMVNIARNLAIDKLRSKDFKNQNKNQELENNVTFIDEQRNTVYKPELLGIKELVETLKPEQKLILDLVYFKGYTHVEAADELGIPLGTIKTRLRMAIQQLRKHFN
- a CDS encoding anti-sigma factor, producing MEDIKAYIESGILELYVLGDMSPAEKLQVEELALKHPAIKAELDEIERSMELYAEKNAVEPVEHLRGRILNSLLTNFADDSTFDKVIEKPKDNVVAFSAPKTTNFYKYAFAACLALLLASIVALVSMYNKLQDSNSTIAALQSDKQHFANTVSLKEGELEVLQDASFKFLKLQATTKAPTGSQITVAWSPAKKKVWIDMKSLKMPENDKEHQYQLWALVAGKPVDLGVFDANADTADMKQMKSIASADAFAVTLEPKGGSPTPTMDEMMVIGKF
- a CDS encoding NAD(P)H-hydrate dehydratase, whose translation is MLPLLIAPQIREADAYTIAHEPIASIDLMERASKAFVGWFINHFPDKDQAISVYCGTGNNGGDGLAIARMLDDHQYKKINVKVARFSDKSTPDFNTNLERLKKTSISISEIHPGSGFPIEDCPLIIDALLGTGLNKPLEGDYKRLVDHLNSLDKTIVAVDVPTGFFADGEIPHGAGILKADLVITFQQPKINFLLPESGPYIKCWEAVNIGIDEHFVQSLHLPYLAVEEKDIRKMLKPRHRFSNKGTYGHTLIVAGQPETMGAALLSASACVYAGSGLTTACIPQSGLTALNAYMPEIMAIVRHDMQLPTIEWAKFSAIGIGPGLGKDELAVELITDVFTNYKKPLVIDADALNLLTIHRELWRSVPENSILTPHMKEFDRLFGDHGNWWQRIQTGIQKAREYAVFILLKNDYTIVISPAGKVYFNTTSNPAMAVGGMGDVLTGIISALLAQHYTPEEACILGAYLHGKAGDELALPNKINVILPSQVAARVPLTMAKLLA